A single window of Ketobacter sp. MCCC 1A13808 DNA harbors:
- a CDS encoding GFA family protein, whose amino-acid sequence MNKGKCVCGEVSYEVNEKIETLYQCHCTICQQQTGSSSQTGTFASAPNFRWLSGQDKIKTYSKPSGYSCSFCSCCGATVPNMFRTGDKYWVPAGALLGLEGAKIKNHIFVADKAAWDHIGDNGAQHSGFYPVYA is encoded by the coding sequence ATGAATAAAGGAAAATGTGTTTGCGGCGAAGTTTCGTACGAAGTAAATGAAAAAATCGAAACTCTCTATCAGTGCCATTGCACAATATGCCAGCAGCAAACTGGTTCATCATCTCAAACGGGTACGTTCGCAAGCGCACCAAACTTCAGGTGGCTTTCCGGTCAAGATAAAATCAAAACTTATAGCAAGCCATCAGGTTACAGCTGTTCTTTTTGTAGCTGCTGCGGTGCTACTGTTCCAAATATGTTCCGCACTGGCGATAAATATTGGGTTCCGGCAGGTGCTCTATTAGGTTTGGAGGGTGCTAAAATTAAAAATCATATTTTTGTCGCTGACAAAGCGGCGTGGGATCATATAGGTGATAATGGTGCGCAGCATTCGGGCTTCTATCCA